In the Clostridium beijerinckii genome, one interval contains:
- a CDS encoding HK97 gp10 family phage protein — MDDGFNFKELDSFQKQMLEVANDTMPKESKKFIRKEGTKLRKNTSKKARQKVKKETGKYFKSIKRGKVYYYNGNLSIRTYSTAPHAHLIEKGHRQVTKDGKEVGWVDGKHIFEDTQKEFEEQYFKDNEEFVEEIVKTLLVNKLKG, encoded by the coding sequence ATGGATGATGGCTTTAATTTTAAAGAGTTAGATTCATTTCAAAAGCAAATGTTAGAGGTTGCTAATGATACAATGCCTAAAGAATCTAAGAAATTTATTAGAAAAGAAGGTACTAAGTTAAGAAAAAATACATCTAAAAAGGCAAGACAAAAGGTAAAGAAGGAAACAGGTAAATACTTTAAATCTATTAAACGAGGAAAAGTTTATTATTATAATGGTAACCTATCTATAAGAACTTATTCTACAGCTCCACATGCACATTTAATAGAGAAAGGTCATAGGCAAGTAACTAAAGATGGGAAAGAAGTTGGTTGGGTAGATGGAAAACATATTTTCGAAGATACTCAGAAAGAATTTGAAGAACAATATTTTAAAGATAATGAAGAATTTGTAGAAGAAATAGTAAAGACTTTATTAGTAAATAAGTTGAAAGGTTAA
- a CDS encoding head-tail connector protein → MDLSTIKSFLRVDFDDDDELIKLFIEVGKKYITDGFAEYSDENPSHKLLLLKAIKTLYDSRDDNNDSVYLSIKLQENLGGLDG, encoded by the coding sequence ATGGATTTATCAACAATAAAGAGTTTTTTAAGAGTAGATTTTGATGATGACGATGAATTAATTAAACTATTCATTGAAGTTGGAAAGAAGTATATTACAGATGGATTTGCAGAATATAGCGATGAAAACCCATCACATAAGTTGTTATTATTAAAGGCTATTAAAACTTTATATGATAGTAGAGATGATAATAATGATAGTGTTTATTTGAGTATAAAACTTCAAGAAAACTTAGGGGGCTTAGATGGATAA
- a CDS encoding phage tail terminator family protein, which yields MVKLNEIRTAINNTIINALKGTKFEGVKPTAIDFTDGIPRPSIRLIFDNSRTGKSNSNLKERTLTVRVYFYAENKDRYRNDNIEMQDILENTFLEDVKVTDTFYMPLVEDGEVECEVVDTVLQCSFDLYSLEEIYDDLNLEPIEELNFNLNLEE from the coding sequence ATGGTAAAGTTGAATGAAATAAGAACAGCAATTAATAATACTATTATTAATGCACTAAAAGGTACTAAATTTGAAGGAGTTAAACCTACAGCAATAGATTTTACAGATGGAATACCAAGGCCATCTATAAGACTAATCTTTGACAATTCTAGAACTGGAAAGTCGAATAGTAATTTGAAAGAAAGAACCCTAACTGTTAGGGTTTATTTTTATGCTGAAAATAAGGATAGATACAGAAATGACAATATAGAAATGCAAGATATATTGGAAAATACATTTTTAGAGGATGTAAAAGTCACTGATACTTTCTATATGCCACTTGTTGAAGATGGAGAAGTTGAATGTGAGGTAGTTGATACAGTACTTCAATGCAGTTTTGATTTATATTCTCTTGAGGAAATATATGATGATTTAAATTTAGAACCAATCGAAGAATTAAATTTCAATTTAAATTTAGAAGAATAG
- a CDS encoding head-tail adaptor protein yields the protein MDKLADRLNNRIDVYGKVKFENEFHEEDYHFDKIKSVWSEIIPTGGSLATGQGDTIYAKITHKITVRDKSIRNLSNDMYFMYKGLRYDINFFQPNYKYKDAIEIMCTLVIQNPKDLGVQEDG from the coding sequence ATGGATAAGCTAGCTGATAGATTAAATAATAGAATAGATGTTTATGGAAAAGTTAAATTCGAAAATGAATTTCATGAAGAAGATTATCATTTTGATAAGATAAAATCTGTTTGGAGTGAAATAATTCCTACAGGTGGAAGTTTGGCAACTGGCCAAGGTGATACTATTTATGCAAAAATAACTCATAAAATTACTGTTAGAGATAAATCTATACGTAATTTATCTAATGATATGTATTTTATGTATAAAGGATTAAGGTATGATATTAATTTCTTTCAGCCAAATTACAAATATAAAGATGCTATAGAGATTATGTGTACGTTAGTTATACAAAACCCAAAGGACTTGGGGGTGCAAGAAGATGGATGA